A portion of the Trachemys scripta elegans isolate TJP31775 chromosome 11, CAS_Tse_1.0, whole genome shotgun sequence genome contains these proteins:
- the LOC117884652 gene encoding uncharacterized protein LOC117884652 codes for MPTALGTPDASLQGLIFPSPRHPSPDIPQQYPSKQHQHHGKTEGFVPPHMRISLFCLRLIVIESGYPAEPRNGTQCARRCTNADPMDSPYPKDNTKAQVSCLPYAVHRGDNRSHRPAPWREVSPRHTPNSTLAAHDPTANLPPQETLTRPRYRPPGSPAVSVHLLRAAAGSGLGTNQSATNEESAELPSQLPRALPRVLQAAPGFSLEEPGQVNSFFAAGSLSVR; via the exons ATGCCCACGGCCCTGGGGACTCCAGACGCCTCattacagggcctgattttcccatCCCCTCGACACCCATCTCCTGACATCCCGCAGCAATACcccagcaaacagcaccagcaccATGGCAAGACAGAGGGGTTTGTACCGCCACACATGCGGATTTCCCTGTTCTGCCTTCGCCTCATTGTTATAGAATCTGGGTATCCCGCAGAGCCGAGGAACGGGACCCAGTGCGCCAGGCGCTGTACGAACGCAGACCCAAtggacagtccctaccccaaagacaACACTAAAGCCCAGGTCTCCTGCCTTCCTTACGCCGTGCACAGAGGTGACAACAGAAGCCACCGCCCAGCACCCTGGAGAGAAGTCAGCCCCCGACACACGCCCAACAGCACCCTG GCGGCGCACGACCCCACTGCTAACCTGCCACCGCAGGAGACGCTGACACGGCCTCGTTACCGGCCCCCGGGCTCCCCCGCTGTTAGCGTTCATCTGCTccgggcagctgcagggtccGGCTTGGGCACCAATCAATCAGCCACAAACGAGGAATCCGCAGAGCTACCTTCACAACTCCCACGCGCCTTGCCACGGGTGCTACAAGCAGCCCCGGGCTTTTCCTTGGAGGAACCCGGCCAGGTTAATTCATTTTTTGCTGCTGGTTCCCTTTCTGTTCGGTGA